One Deinococcus yavapaiensis KR-236 DNA segment encodes these proteins:
- the gap gene encoding type I glyceraldehyde-3-phosphate dehydrogenase, with protein sequence MKVGINGFGRIGRLVFRILVERGVDVVAINDLTDNKTLATLLKYDSNFGRFAGTVDYDETSLTVNGKKIAALAERDPGAIKWGELGADIVIESTGIFTDRESVSKHIQGGAKKVVITAPAKGDDFSVVLGVNEQDYDPANHHIISNASCTTNSLGAPMKLLDEAFGIEKAIMTTVHSYTNDQRVLDLPHKDLRRARAAAVNIIPTSTGAAKAVSAVYPALKGKFDGTSLRVPTPTGSISDVVVILSREVTKDEVNAVFREAAQGKLKGIMDYTEDPIVLSDIQGDPHSAIIDGGLTMAMGNLVKFFSWYDNEWGYSNRIADLVQLIQQKG encoded by the coding sequence ATGAAAGTAGGCATCAACGGGTTCGGGCGCATCGGTCGCCTCGTGTTCCGCATCCTCGTCGAGCGTGGCGTCGACGTCGTCGCCATCAACGACCTCACGGACAACAAGACCCTCGCCACGCTCCTGAAGTACGACTCGAACTTCGGGCGCTTCGCGGGCACGGTCGACTACGACGAGACCAGCCTCACCGTCAACGGCAAGAAGATCGCCGCGCTCGCCGAACGTGACCCGGGCGCGATCAAATGGGGCGAACTCGGCGCGGACATCGTCATCGAGTCCACCGGGATCTTCACGGACCGCGAATCGGTCAGCAAGCACATCCAAGGCGGCGCGAAGAAGGTCGTCATCACCGCGCCCGCCAAGGGCGACGACTTCAGCGTCGTTCTCGGCGTCAACGAGCAAGACTACGATCCCGCCAACCACCACATCATCTCCAACGCGTCGTGCACGACGAACTCTCTCGGCGCGCCGATGAAGCTGCTCGACGAAGCGTTCGGCATCGAAAAGGCGATCATGACGACCGTCCACTCGTACACGAACGATCAGCGTGTCCTCGACTTGCCGCACAAGGACTTGCGCCGCGCGCGCGCCGCCGCCGTCAACATCATTCCGACGTCGACGGGCGCCGCGAAGGCCGTGTCGGCCGTGTACCCGGCCCTCAAAGGCAAGTTCGACGGCACGAGCTTGCGCGTGCCCACCCCGACAGGTTCCATCTCGGACGTCGTCGTGATTCTCTCGCGCGAAGTCACGAAAGACGAAGTCAACGCCGTCTTCCGTGAAGCCGCGCAAGGCAAGCTCAAGGGCATCATGGATTACACCGAGGACCCCATCGTCCTCAGCGACATCCAAGGCGATCCGCACTCGGCGATCATCGACGGTGGACTCACCATGGCGATGGGCAACCTCGTGAAGTTCTTCAGCTGGTACGACAACGAGTGGGGTTACTCCAACCGCATCGCCGACCTCGTGCAGCTGATCCAGCAAAAAGGCTGA
- a CDS encoding phosphoglycerate kinase: protein MKTLKDIDVRGKRVLVRVDFNVPISGGKVQDATRVQASLPTIEFLLDEGASVILMSHLGRPKGGPDDKYRLAPVKDVLEALLQRDVTYLRSNPGSDETAQALRDVQPGSVVLLENVRFEPGEEKNDAELAGRLAALGDAFVLDAFGSAHRAHASVSGVAALLPHAAGFLLEKEVRALGKLLDEAESPYVVLIGGAKVSDKIKVIENLLPRVDKLLIGGGMAYTFLKSQGGTIGESIHEDDQLDLARRLLGEHEGKIFLPIDVVAADRFAEDAETRVVDAKAIPDAWQGLDIGPATREKYAAELQGAKTVFWNGPMGVFEFEAFAEGTNAMANAVANLDGAYTVVGGGDSVSAINQSGLADKIGHISTGGGASLELLEGQELPGVKALA, encoded by the coding sequence GTGAAGACCCTCAAGGACATCGACGTTCGTGGCAAACGCGTTCTCGTGCGCGTCGACTTCAACGTGCCGATCAGCGGCGGCAAGGTGCAAGACGCCACGCGCGTCCAAGCGAGCTTGCCCACCATCGAGTTCCTGCTCGACGAAGGCGCCAGCGTCATCCTCATGAGCCACCTCGGGCGCCCGAAAGGCGGCCCGGACGACAAGTACCGCCTCGCGCCCGTCAAAGACGTCCTCGAAGCGCTGCTGCAGCGTGACGTGACGTACCTGCGCAGCAATCCCGGCTCGGACGAGACGGCCCAAGCGCTTCGCGACGTGCAGCCGGGCAGCGTCGTCTTGCTCGAAAACGTCCGCTTCGAACCCGGCGAGGAAAAGAACGACGCCGAGCTCGCGGGCCGTCTCGCCGCGCTCGGCGACGCGTTCGTGCTCGACGCGTTCGGAAGCGCGCACCGCGCGCACGCCAGCGTCTCGGGTGTCGCGGCGCTCTTGCCGCACGCGGCGGGCTTCCTGCTCGAAAAGGAAGTGCGCGCCCTCGGCAAGCTCCTCGACGAAGCCGAGTCGCCGTACGTCGTCCTCATCGGCGGCGCGAAGGTCAGCGACAAGATCAAGGTCATCGAGAACCTCCTGCCGCGCGTCGACAAGCTTCTCATCGGCGGCGGCATGGCGTACACGTTCCTCAAGTCGCAAGGCGGAACCATCGGCGAGAGCATCCACGAGGACGACCAACTCGACCTCGCGCGCCGCCTTCTGGGCGAACACGAAGGCAAGATCTTCTTGCCGATCGACGTCGTCGCCGCCGATCGTTTCGCCGAGGACGCCGAGACGCGTGTCGTCGACGCCAAGGCGATTCCCGACGCGTGGCAAGGCCTCGACATCGGGCCGGCCACGCGCGAGAAGTACGCCGCCGAGTTGCAAGGCGCCAAGACGGTGTTCTGGAACGGCCCGATGGGCGTCTTCGAATTCGAAGCGTTCGCCGAAGGCACGAACGCCATGGCGAACGCCGTCGCGAACCTCGACGGGGCGTACACCGTCGTGGGCGGCGGAGACTCGGTGAGCGCCATCAACCAAAGCGGACTCGCCGACAAGATCGGCCACATCTCCACCGGGGGCGGCGCGAGCCTCGAGTTGCTCGAAGGGCAAGAATTGCCCGGCGTGAAAGCGTTGGCGTGA
- the tpiA gene encoding triose-phosphate isomerase yields the protein MSDVTPLLALNWKMNKTPSEARAWATELAGTFTGQGAELAVMAPAIDLPGVAEALRGSRVAYGAQDVSAHASGAYTGEISAAMLLDVGASYAIVGHSERRAYHAETDEKVAAKTRAALQAGLVPIVCVGEELPVREAGEHVAFTLNSLRGSLEGVDVRDARALVIAYEPVWAIGTGKTATADDAEEMASAIRGELRRSLGDVADRVRVLYGGSVKPANIAEICGKANVNGALVGGASLELDSVLGMAGALNV from the coding sequence ATGAGCGACGTCACGCCGCTTTTGGCCCTCAACTGGAAGATGAACAAGACGCCGAGCGAAGCGCGCGCCTGGGCGACCGAACTCGCCGGGACCTTCACGGGGCAGGGCGCCGAACTCGCCGTGATGGCGCCCGCCATCGACCTGCCCGGCGTCGCCGAGGCGTTGCGCGGCTCGCGCGTCGCGTACGGAGCGCAAGACGTGTCCGCGCACGCGTCGGGGGCATACACGGGTGAAATCAGCGCGGCGATGCTGCTTGACGTCGGCGCTTCGTACGCGATCGTCGGGCACTCCGAGCGGCGCGCGTACCACGCGGAAACGGACGAGAAGGTCGCGGCGAAGACGCGCGCGGCCTTGCAAGCAGGCCTCGTGCCGATCGTGTGCGTCGGCGAGGAGTTGCCCGTGCGCGAAGCGGGCGAGCACGTCGCGTTCACCTTGAACTCCCTGCGCGGCAGCCTCGAGGGCGTAGACGTTCGAGACGCGCGCGCTCTGGTGATCGCCTACGAACCCGTCTGGGCGATCGGAACGGGCAAGACCGCCACGGCCGACGACGCCGAGGAGATGGCGAGCGCGATTCGCGGGGAACTGCGGCGTTCGCTCGGAGACGTCGCCGACCGCGTGCGCGTCTTGTACGGCGGAAGCGTGAAGCCCGCCAACATCGCCGAGATTTGCGGCAAGGCCAACGTCAACGGCGCTCTCGTCGGCGGTGCGAGCCTCGAACTCGACTCGGTTCTTGGCATGGCGGGCGCGCTCAACGTCTGA
- a CDS encoding DUF1517 domain-containing protein, whose translation MTRRLLPFLLVLLAVLSSTVDAARRSGGGFGGFRTTPSYRTPSYRSPTYRAPSYRSPTYRSPTYRAPSYRPSYRSNFFFLPFFGFFPGFGYGYGGGVSFLGGLLSFLLNLVLIVVLIAILLWFVRRSRRF comes from the coding sequence ATGACGCGTCGCCTTCTCCCCTTCTTGTTGGTGTTGCTCGCCGTGCTGTCGAGCACCGTGGACGCCGCGCGCCGAAGCGGCGGCGGCTTCGGCGGGTTTCGCACCACTCCCTCGTACCGCACGCCGAGCTATCGAAGCCCCACTTACCGCGCGCCGAGTTACCGAAGCCCCACCTACCGAAGCCCCACTTACCGCGCGCCGAGTTACCGCCCGTCGTACCGCAGCAATTTCTTCTTTCTGCCTTTCTTCGGGTTCTTTCCGGGATTCGGGTACGGCTACGGCGGCGGCGTGTCCTTTCTGGGCGGCTTGCTGAGCTTCCTGCTCAACCTCGTTTTGATCGTCGTCCTGATCGCCATCCTGCTTTGGTTCGTGCGCCGCTCTCGCCGCTTCTGA
- a CDS encoding M24 family metallopeptidase has translation MQQRLADLLGREGLTALWVTTPEHVRLISGFTSPEDAKVLVTPSETWLYTDARYTAQADEECRVPHFIGAPPRANALKEMYEHARVRFGDGPVGVEAAHLTVHEFETLKAAWNADLVATTGLIESVRLSKTNEEIQAIREAQRVADEAYAEVRPTITAGRKERDVALDLEIAMRRRGAAGPAFDIIVASGARSAMPHGVASDKIIEDGDLVTIDMGAVVNGYHSDMTRTIAVGSVSDELRRMYDAVLEAEEACVAAVKPGIRCADLDQIARDLLAKHDLAPLFAHSLGHGVGLAIHEGPSLSSASEDVLAPGMIITIEPGVYRPGVGGVRIEDLLLVTEDGFDVLSKAPKERA, from the coding sequence ATGCAACAACGACTCGCCGACCTGCTCGGGCGCGAAGGCCTCACCGCGCTTTGGGTGACCACGCCGGAACACGTCCGTCTGATCAGCGGCTTCACGTCTCCCGAGGACGCCAAGGTTCTCGTCACGCCGAGCGAAACGTGGCTGTACACCGACGCCCGCTACACCGCGCAAGCCGACGAGGAATGCCGCGTTCCGCACTTCATCGGCGCGCCCCCCCGCGCGAACGCCCTCAAGGAAATGTACGAGCACGCCCGCGTGCGATTCGGAGACGGTCCCGTCGGCGTGGAAGCCGCGCACCTCACCGTGCACGAATTCGAAACTCTGAAAGCCGCTTGGAACGCCGACCTCGTCGCGACGACCGGCTTGATCGAATCCGTGCGCCTCTCCAAGACGAACGAGGAAATCCAAGCGATTCGCGAAGCGCAACGCGTCGCCGACGAAGCGTACGCCGAAGTGCGCCCGACCATCACGGCGGGCCGCAAAGAGCGCGACGTCGCCCTCGACCTCGAAATCGCCATGCGTCGTCGCGGCGCCGCCGGACCCGCCTTCGACATCATCGTCGCGAGCGGCGCGCGAAGCGCCATGCCGCACGGCGTCGCCTCCGACAAGATCATCGAGGACGGCGACCTCGTCACGATCGACATGGGCGCCGTCGTGAACGGCTACCACTCGGACATGACCCGCACGATCGCCGTGGGCAGCGTGAGCGACGAGCTGCGGCGCATGTACGACGCCGTCCTCGAAGCCGAAGAAGCCTGCGTCGCCGCCGTCAAGCCCGGCATTCGCTGCGCCGACCTCGACCAGATCGCGCGCGACCTGCTCGCCAAGCACGACCTCGCGCCGCTCTTCGCGCACTCGCTCGGACACGGCGTCGGCCTCGCCATTCACGAAGGACCGAGTTTGTCGAGCGCGTCCGAGGACGTCCTCGCGCCCGGCATGATCATCACGATCGAGCCTGGCGTCTACCGACCCGGCGTGGGCGGGGTGCGCATCGAAGACCTCCTGCTCGTCACCGAAGACGGCTTCGACGTGCTGTCCAAAGCGCCCAAGGAGCGCGCGTGA
- a CDS encoding septal ring lytic transglycosylase RlpA family protein translates to MKRALAAMLLASAAFAQGAAPASYTVVRGDTAWAVARKYGLSVDALLRLNGLEAPDLKVGQVLKVGDTDERVAVATTPPPVAASVAAAFAQAGYAVYYGGRSDAETIMTAAHLTLPIGTWVRVTHEKSGKSVLVKINDRGPFGKAERIIDLSLAAARELGILAEGVALVRLEVISR, encoded by the coding sequence GTGAAGCGGGCGCTCGCGGCGATGCTGCTCGCGAGCGCCGCCTTCGCGCAAGGCGCGGCGCCCGCCTCGTACACGGTCGTGCGCGGCGACACCGCGTGGGCCGTCGCTCGCAAGTACGGCCTGAGCGTCGACGCGTTGCTGCGCCTCAACGGCCTCGAAGCTCCCGACCTCAAAGTCGGACAGGTGCTCAAGGTCGGCGACACCGACGAACGCGTCGCCGTCGCCACCACGCCTCCCCCCGTCGCCGCGAGCGTCGCCGCCGCGTTCGCGCAGGCGGGCTACGCCGTGTACTACGGCGGCAGAAGCGACGCCGAAACGATCATGACGGCCGCGCACCTCACCTTGCCGATCGGCACGTGGGTGCGCGTCACCCACGAAAAAAGCGGAAAGAGCGTCCTCGTGAAGATCAACGACCGAGGTCCCTTTGGCAAAGCCGAGCGCATCATCGACCTCAGCCTCGCCGCCGCCCGCGAACTCGGCATTCTCGCCGAAGGCGTCGCCCTCGTGCGCCTCGAAGTCATCTCACGCTGA
- a CDS encoding MBL fold metallo-hydrolase has product MTTEPMIRSTSFGVNVHVVLSGDVTFVVDTGLTSRQGDVSTFFARVDPDFVVLTHHHPDHVGNARALWETRGYRIVAPRGDAAYLTGERPRPVLPLPVIGKILGRAPLVPRAALDLVGDGDDVAGWTVIALPGHTPGQIGLLKDGVLIAGDAVGSRRGAATLPPKFLNEHQEDARRTVRKIANLEAREVHVGHGRVLRGDAVTTLADKLGV; this is encoded by the coding sequence ATGACCACCGAGCCGATGATTCGGTCCACGTCGTTCGGCGTCAACGTACACGTCGTGCTAAGCGGCGACGTCACCTTCGTCGTCGACACGGGCCTCACGAGCCGACAAGGTGACGTCTCGACGTTCTTCGCGCGCGTCGACCCCGACTTCGTCGTCTTGACTCACCACCATCCCGACCACGTCGGCAACGCCCGCGCCTTGTGGGAAACGCGTGGATACCGCATCGTCGCGCCGCGCGGCGACGCCGCGTACCTCACGGGCGAGCGCCCCCGCCCCGTCCTGCCCCTCCCCGTCATCGGGAAGATCCTCGGTCGAGCGCCGCTCGTACCGCGCGCCGCGCTCGACCTCGTCGGGGATGGCGACGACGTCGCTGGTTGGACGGTCATCGCCTTGCCCGGTCACACGCCCGGCCAAATCGGGTTGCTCAAAGACGGCGTGCTCATCGCGGGCGACGCCGTCGGTTCACGTCGAGGCGCCGCGACCTTGCCGCCGAAGTTCCTCAACGAACATCAAGAGGACGCGCGGCGCACCGTGCGCAAGATCGCCAATCTCGAAGCGCGTGAAGTCCACGTCGGCCACGGCCGCGTGCTGCGAGGCGACGCCGTGACGACCCTCGCCGACAAGCTCGGCGTT